The following proteins come from a genomic window of Pseudomonas sp. MAG733B:
- the folE2 gene encoding GTP cyclohydrolase FolE2: MNALTLPDIAAQASRQALPLEWVGMCGIALPVLLDGQRLPATADAGVSLDNGEARGIHMSRLYLALEMLEQETLSPALLRRVLQSFLNSHAGLSNNAYLNIHTDLLLKRPALISPLAGWKSYPVSIEAHLKNAMFHVELKIDVPYSSTCPCSAALSRQLIQQQFVDDFSNRALHHAEVLAWLGSPKGIVATPHSQRSSAQLRLHLDDYLDELPLIALINDAEAALGTAVQTAVKRADEQAFALANGQNLMFCEDAARRLNLALKRSPGIDGFHIRVIHAESLHAHDAVAESRWNREVA, translated from the coding sequence ATGAATGCGCTGACGCTGCCGGATATCGCCGCGCAGGCCTCACGCCAAGCCCTGCCACTTGAGTGGGTGGGCATGTGTGGCATTGCTCTTCCTGTTTTGCTCGATGGCCAAAGACTGCCCGCAACAGCCGATGCCGGCGTAAGTCTCGATAACGGCGAGGCGCGCGGCATTCATATGTCGCGGCTCTACCTGGCGCTGGAAATGCTGGAGCAGGAAACCCTTTCGCCCGCTCTGCTTCGACGGGTATTGCAGAGCTTCCTGAACAGTCATGCAGGACTTTCAAACAACGCTTATCTGAACATTCACACCGATTTACTGCTGAAAAGACCGGCGTTGATCAGTCCGTTGGCTGGCTGGAAGAGCTATCCCGTCAGCATCGAAGCACATCTGAAAAACGCGATGTTCCACGTGGAACTAAAAATTGACGTCCCTTATTCCTCAACGTGCCCTTGCTCAGCAGCGCTTTCCCGACAACTGATTCAGCAGCAATTCGTCGATGATTTTTCCAATCGCGCTTTGCATCACGCTGAGGTATTGGCCTGGCTCGGTTCCCCCAAGGGCATCGTCGCCACACCGCACAGTCAACGCAGCTCCGCGCAATTACGTCTGCACCTGGATGACTATCTGGATGAGTTACCGCTGATCGCGCTGATCAACGATGCCGAAGCAGCCCTCGGCACCGCCGTACAAACCGCCGTGAAGCGCGCCGATGAACAAGCCTTCGCCCTCGCCAACGGACAGAACCTGATGTTCTGCGAGGACGCTGCCAGACGCTTGAACCTGGCCCTGAAACGCTCACCCGGTATCGACGGATTTCACATACGAGTGATCCACGCTGAAAGCCTTCACGCCCACGACGCAGTCGCCGAGAGTCGATGGAACCGGGAGGTCGCATGA
- a CDS encoding glutamine synthetase, which translates to MRNALKLALLSISMLGTADALAQIPTLANCTRSANLLACVDGEGNAYSVNTVGSTIYLRGFEVAGKRYWAQTNSRYGQLTFFTGIASDGEAWVGYNRRVGWTTINRFSSSGGSSAKFTCSRIAGC; encoded by the coding sequence TGCCCTGAAACTGGCGCTGTTGAGCATTTCAATGTTGGGTACGGCCGATGCATTGGCGCAAATTCCAACGCTGGCCAATTGCACCCGCAGCGCCAACTTGCTGGCCTGCGTGGATGGCGAGGGTAATGCCTACAGCGTCAACACTGTCGGGAGCACGATTTACTTGCGGGGCTTCGAAGTGGCTGGAAAACGCTACTGGGCGCAGACCAACAGCCGCTATGGCCAGCTGACCTTTTTCACCGGCATCGCCTCTGACGGTGAGGCCTGGGTCGGCTACAACCGACGCGTTGGCTGGACCACGATCAACCGATTTTCCAGTTCCGGTGGCAGCAGCGCCAAGTTCACATGTAGCCGAATTGCCGGTTGTTAG
- a CDS encoding ATP-binding cassette domain-containing protein, which produces MIRCQSLRWGAPGQSLTPPLDIELPKGSLTAVIGANGSGKSSLLKVIAGLQKPLAGKILVDAPRKGGLSFLPQQQHLDRQFPISLQELVAAGFWGSKQSPEQRRQRLESVLDDWCLSGLEQRPLMALSGGELQRALLARLSLAEAPLLLLDEPHAALDELGQVLLWKHLHAWHAEGRTLVVVCHDLAAVRQHIPHTLLIKSSGCIFGASSDLIHQQPQAQVA; this is translated from the coding sequence ATGATCCGTTGTCAGAGTTTGCGTTGGGGCGCTCCCGGTCAGTCACTGACACCGCCCCTCGATATTGAGTTACCGAAGGGAAGCCTGACCGCCGTAATCGGCGCCAACGGCAGCGGGAAAAGCAGTCTGTTAAAAGTCATCGCCGGCCTGCAAAAGCCACTCGCGGGAAAAATCCTGGTGGACGCGCCACGCAAGGGCGGACTGTCGTTCCTGCCACAGCAGCAACATCTGGACCGCCAATTCCCTATCAGCCTCCAAGAGTTGGTCGCCGCCGGATTCTGGGGCAGCAAGCAATCGCCGGAACAACGTCGCCAACGCCTCGAATCGGTCCTCGACGATTGGTGTCTGAGTGGCCTGGAACAACGCCCGTTGATGGCCCTCTCCGGCGGCGAATTGCAACGCGCCCTGCTCGCTCGCTTGAGTCTCGCTGAAGCACCTCTGCTGCTACTCGACGAACCGCATGCCGCGCTGGATGAGCTCGGTCAGGTGCTGCTGTGGAAACACCTCCACGCTTGGCATGCAGAAGGCAGAACCCTGGTTGTCGTGTGCCACGATCTAGCCGCCGTTCGCCAGCACATTCCACACACACTGCTGATCAAAAGCAGTGGCTGCATCTTTGGGGCGAGCAGCGATCTGATCCACCAGCAGCCGCAAGCGCAGGTAGCCTGA